A genome region from Phocoena sinus isolate mPhoSin1 chromosome 16, mPhoSin1.pri, whole genome shotgun sequence includes the following:
- the LOC116741869 gene encoding ORM1-like protein 1 — protein MNVGAAQSEVNPNTHVMNSRDMWLTYALGVGLLHIVLLSIPFFSVPVAWTLTNVIHNLGMYVFLHAVKGTPFETPDQGKARLLTHWEQLDYGVQFTSSRKFFTISPIILYFLTSFYMKYDPTHFILNTASLLSVLIPKMPQLHGVRIFGINKY, from the coding sequence ATGAATGTTGGAGCTGCCCAGAGTGAGGTGAATCCAAATACCCATGTAATGAACAGCCGGGATATGTGGCTGACATATGCTTTGGGAGTTGGCTTGCTTCATATCGTTTTACTCAGTATTCCCTTCTTCAGTGTTCCTGTTGCTTGGACCTTAACAAATGTTATACATAATCTGGGCATGTATGTATTTCTGCATGCAGTAAAAGGAACACCATTTGAAACTCCTGACCAGGGTAAAGCGAGGCTCCTAACTCATTGGGAACAACTGGACTATGGAGTACAGTTTACATCTTCAAGGAAGTTTTTCACAATTTCTCCAATAATTCTATATTTTCTGACAAGTTTCTATATGAAGTATGATCCAACTCACTTCATCTTAAACACAGCTTCTCTCCTGAGTGTGCTAATTCCCAAAATGCCACAGCTACATGGTGTTCGGATCTTTGGAATTAATAAGTATTGA